A portion of the Punica granatum isolate Tunisia-2019 chromosome 7, ASM765513v2, whole genome shotgun sequence genome contains these proteins:
- the LOC116212990 gene encoding protein CHUP1, chloroplastic-like, whose protein sequence is MIIRASFFVVASVAALALSSISIRSPRRPKSMVDGGNGSSSHCEEGSEEKEKQKAENRKPLDEEIQEEKQVKILSLTKELKRRKIELECRLFELYGLKEEYSYIAHLRKELTVKTAETDGLNLAIDSIQAENERLKDDIREVFLAEKQLEAAQKRANELEEKLVFNANRLKGQLEKLEGQVSRFQKSSKRCADDPAIEKKLSNFSRLELEVLEMRRKNKELELEKRELMIMLNATHSRTSNLSKTAESEVMSRVAAEASALRNSNKELLKQVERLQKQRFGMVEELVYQRWLNCCLRFEVHQKNLKRDFKMYCLGENNSSLQLGDGSTSSQTSGSDNTFIPNSSGQPEQHF, encoded by the exons ATGATCATCCGGGCTAGCTTCTTTGTTGTTGCTTCCGTCGCAGCTCTTGCACTCTCGAGCATAAGCATTCGATCTCCAAGAAGACCAAAATCAATGGTCGATGGAG GCAATGGAAGTTCGAGCCATTGTGAGGAAGGAAGCGAAGAGAAGGAGAAACAGAAGGCAGAGAATCGTAAACCTCTG GATGAAGAAATCCAAGAAGAGAAACAAGTCAAGATCCTGAGTTTAACTAAGGAACTGAAGCGGAGGAAGATAGAACTTGAGTGCAGATTGTTTGAGCTGTATGGCCTGAAAGAAGAGTATTCCTACATTGCCCACCTGAGGAAAGAGCTGACAGTCAAAACAGCTGAGACCGATGGGCTTAATCTCGCCATTGATTCCATTCAGGCCGAAAACGAGAGACTCAAGGACGACATCAGAGAGGTTTTCTTGGCGGAGAAGCAACTCGAGGCTGCGCAGAAGAGAGCCAATGAATTGGAAGAAAAGTTGGTTTTCAATGCGAATCGATTGAAAGGTCAATTGGAGAAGCTTGAAGGGCAAGTCTCTCGTTTCCAGAAGAGTTCGAAGAGATGTGCTGATGATCCTGCAATTGAGAAGAAGCTCAGCAATTTTAGTCGGTTGGAGCTAGAGGTCTTGGAGATGAGAAGGAAGAACAAGGAATTAGAACTCGAAAAGCGGGAGCTTATGATAATGTTAAACGCTACTCACTCCCGAACTTCGAATCTTTCAAAAACTGCTGAG AGTGAAGTTATGAGCAGGGTCGCAGCAGAGGCGAGCGCCTTAAGAAACTCGAACAAAGAATTATTGAAACAGGTTGAGAGGTTGCAGAAGCAAAGGTTCGGGATGGTGGAAGAGCTCGTTTACCAGCGGTGGCTCAACTGTTGCCTGAGGTTTgaggttcaccaaaaaaacCTGAAAAGAGACTTCAAGATGTACTGCCTTGGCGAGAACAACTCAAGCCTGCAATTGGGAGACGGCTCTACTTCTTCTCAGACGTCAGGCTCGGATAATACTTTCATTCCGAATTCTTCGGGGCAGCCAGAGCAGCATTTCTGA
- the LOC116212991 gene encoding oleosin 1 encodes MAERHSSPGQQPGVGQKAPQSRPAQGGGPVLRKFHEHASSPTQLIGFLALIVSGGILLLLTGLTATGLVMSLIFFTPLLIISSPIWFPVCTVIFIGITWTLSMCGFGVAVLAGVSWLYRYFKGFNPPGSGQVDYARNRIYDTASHMKDYAREYGGYLQSKAKDAAPGA; translated from the exons ATGGCCGAACGCCACTCCAGCCCTGGCCAGCAGCCAGGAGTTGGCCAGAAAGCACCGCAGTCTCGACCTGCCCAGGGCGGCGGTCCCGTCCTGCGCAAGTTCCACGAGCACGCCTCAAGCCCCACGCAGCTCATCGGCTTTCTCGCCCTCATCGTCTCCGGGggcatcctcctcctcctcactGGTCTCACTGCTACGGGGCTCGTGATgagcctcatcttcttcaccCCGCTGCTCATCATCTCGAGCCCGATCTGGTTCCCAGTTTGCACTGTCATCTTCATAGGAATCACCTGGACGTTGTCCATGTGCGGCTTCGGGGTTGCAGTCTTAGCTGGCGTGTCGTGGCTCTATAG GTACTTCAAGGGTTTCAACCCGCCGGGCTCGGGCCAGGTTGACTATGCGAGGAACCGGATCTACGACACCGCGAGCCACATGAAGGACTATGCTAGAGAGTATGGTGGATACTTGCAAAGTAAGGCAAAGGACGCCGCTCCTGGCGCATGA
- the LOC116212993 gene encoding uncharacterized protein LOC116212993 translates to MVHALPSPPEDGPASPRRSVPAILLSVSALLAILTKKATQVSKKLRPHLNHKNSKHRFYYYDASQVVEPVKSPATPRSPFTRRPKELFTNMSNKAIKFVHGRKKGAGAKEDEDEDEDFGDGGVWQRAILMGDKCQPLDFSGVIYYDENGRKLNELPIRSPRASPMPGYLARRNC, encoded by the coding sequence ATGGTCCACGCGCTGCCTTCTCCTCCGGAGGATGGCCCGGCCTCACCGAGGCGGTCGGTGCCGGCCATCCTGCTCTCGGTCTCAGCCCTCCTGGCCATCCTCACCAAGAAGGCCACCCAAGTCTCGAAAAAACTCAGGCCCCACCTCAACCACAAGAACAGCAAGCATCGGTTTTACTACTATGATGCGTCGCAGGTAGTCGAGCCTGTCAAGTCGCCTGCCACCCCGAGATCACCCTTCACGCGCCGCCCGAAGGAGCTGTTCACGAACATGAGCAACAAGGCGATCAAATTCGTCCATGGCCGGAAGAAGGGTGCCGGAGCCAAGGAGGACGAGGACGAGGACGAGGATTTCGGGGATGGTGGGGTGTGGCAGAGAGCGATACTGATGGGGGACAAGTGCCAGCCGTTGGATTTCTCCGGTGTGATCTACTATGACGAGAACGGGAGGAAGCTCAATGAGCTCCCCATCCGCTCGCCTCGCGCCAGCCCGATGCCGGGATATCTCGCCCGCCGGAATTGCTAG